A stretch of Kyrpidia spormannii DNA encodes these proteins:
- the prfB gene encoding peptide chain release factor 2 (programmed frameshift) has protein sequence MAQTFGELRQALHDLVERLDEIGRSLDLAGKKKQIAGLEQRMAAADFWDDQEGAQKVIAEVNRLKDVVERVEGLRSRVEDLEVLWELGHEEGDESVLGEIKAGINQVHSQLGQFELELMLSGPYDRNNAIVELHPGAGGTESQDWTAMLLRMYTRWAESRGYKVETLDYLPGEEAGVKSVTLLIKGHNAYGYLKAERGVHRLVRISPFDASGRRHTSFASVDVLPELDENVDVDIRPEDLKIDTYRSSGAGGQHVNTTDSAVRITHIPTGIVVTCQSERSQIKNRATAMKILAARLYERRRREQEEQIAALRGEQKEIAWGSQIRSYVFHPYSMVKDHRTGVETGNVQAVMDGDIDAFIDVWLRRQAAAQLDRDAEAKPAAQ, from the exons ATGGCGCAAACCTTTGGTGAACTCCGTCAGGCGCTCCACGATCTGGTGGAGCGGCTCGACGAAATCGGGAGGTCTCTT GACCTCGCTGGGAAAAAGAAACAGATCGCCGGTCTCGAACAGCGCATGGCGGCGGCCGACTTTTGGGATGACCAGGAAGGCGCCCAAAAGGTGATCGCCGAGGTCAACCGCTTGAAAGATGTCGTGGAGCGGGTGGAGGGCCTGCGCAGTCGGGTGGAGGATCTGGAGGTTTTATGGGAGCTCGGTCACGAGGAAGGGGACGAGAGCGTCCTCGGGGAGATCAAGGCCGGGATTAACCAGGTGCATTCCCAACTGGGTCAATTCGAACTGGAACTGATGCTCAGCGGTCCCTATGACCGCAACAATGCCATTGTGGAACTCCACCCCGGGGCCGGGGGTACCGAGTCCCAGGACTGGACGGCCATGCTCCTGCGGATGTACACCCGATGGGCGGAATCCCGGGGATACAAGGTGGAAACCTTGGATTATCTTCCGGGGGAGGAGGCCGGGGTGAAAAGCGTGACCTTGTTGATCAAGGGTCACAATGCCTACGGGTACCTCAAAGCCGAGCGGGGCGTGCACCGGCTGGTGCGAATTTCCCCTTTCGACGCTTCGGGGCGCCGCCACACCAGCTTTGCTTCGGTGGATGTCCTGCCGGAGCTCGATGAGAATGTGGATGTGGATATCCGCCCGGAGGATCTGAAAATCGACACGTACCGATCCAGCGGAGCGGGTGGGCAGCACGTGAACACCACCGATTCGGCGGTGCGCATCACCCATATTCCCACGGGTATCGTCGTGACCTGCCAGTCCGAGCGGTCCCAGATCAAGAACCGCGCCACGGCGATGAAGATCCTGGCCGCCCGGCTGTACGAACGACGCCGCCGGGAGCAGGAGGAGCAGATCGCCGCCCTCCGGGGCGAGCAAAAGGAGATCGCTTGGGGGAGCCAGATTCGTTCCTACGTGTTTCACCCCTATTCCATGGTTAAAGATCATCGCACCGGGGTCGAGACGGGGAATGTCCAGGCCGTTATGGACGGGGATATCGATGCTTTTATCGATGTCTGGCTGCGTCGGCAGGCGGCCGCCCAGTTGGATCGGGATGCCGAGGCGAAACCGGCTGCCCAGTGA
- the secA gene encoding preprotein translocase subunit SecA, which translates to MLGLLKRIVGGSNEREVKRLQPIVEQINALEPEVQGLSDEQLQAKTTEFKERHANGEDLDDLLPEAFAVVREAARRTLGMRHFDVQLLGGIVLHQGRVAEMKTGEGKTLVATLPSYLNALAGQGVHVVTVNDYLARRDSEWMGQIHRFLGLTVGLNIPGMTHGQKQEAYRADITYGTNNEFGFDYLRDNMVLQKEQMVQRPLHYAIVDEVDSILIDEARTPLIISGPAEKSTDLYVRANLLVANMKPGEDYTVDEKAKSVTLTEQGVQKAERFFNIQNLYDHANVLIHHHITQALKAHGLFKLDRDYVVQNGEVIIVDEFTGRLMYGRRYSEGLHQAIEAKEGVRIQNESKTLATITLQNYFRMYKKLAGMTGTAKTEEEELRSIYGMDVVVIPTNKPMIRADLPDVVYKTEEAKFRAVVEEIVRRHATGQPVLVGTTSIEKSERLSEMLKKRGIRHQVLNAKHHEREAEIVAKAGHRGAVTIATNMAGRGTDIILEDGVAELGGLHIIGTERHESRRIDNQLRGRAGRQGDPGSSQFYLSLEDDLMRLFGSENTMAVMDRLGLEEDQPIESRLVTRAIESAQKKVEGNNFDLRKHVLKYDDVMNQQREIMYKQRREILERDNLREVVVGMVEDLIDWMLDTYAPQDAIPEEWDLKGLLEYAERTFLLPGAIELEGLADKGRDELHDLLMEAVNRQYDMREQQLGPMMRDFEKVVLLRAVDSKWMDHIDAMDHLRQGIHLRAYGQRDPLVEYKFEGFQMFEEMIHSIREEVATFIFKAYIAVAQPEVVQQQVVVQGEAVGPSEPTGTAQQVNPGEPASGEEKAKKPVVNKDQVGRNDLCPCGSGKKYKKCHGA; encoded by the coding sequence TTGCTGGGACTCCTCAAGAGGATTGTCGGCGGTTCGAATGAGCGAGAAGTGAAACGGCTGCAGCCGATTGTGGAGCAGATTAACGCCCTTGAGCCCGAGGTTCAAGGGCTTTCGGATGAACAGCTGCAGGCCAAGACGACGGAGTTTAAAGAACGGCACGCAAACGGCGAAGACCTGGATGACCTATTGCCCGAGGCTTTTGCGGTGGTGCGGGAGGCTGCCCGCCGGACGTTGGGCATGAGACATTTTGACGTTCAGCTCCTGGGTGGGATCGTCCTTCACCAAGGCCGGGTCGCAGAGATGAAAACCGGTGAAGGTAAAACCTTGGTGGCGACCCTCCCTTCGTATTTGAACGCTCTGGCCGGACAAGGGGTTCACGTGGTGACGGTGAACGATTATCTCGCCCGGCGCGACTCGGAGTGGATGGGTCAGATTCATCGCTTTCTCGGTCTGACGGTGGGCCTGAATATTCCGGGCATGACCCATGGGCAGAAGCAGGAAGCGTACCGGGCGGACATCACCTACGGAACCAACAATGAGTTCGGCTTCGATTACCTCCGGGACAACATGGTGCTCCAAAAAGAGCAGATGGTTCAGCGGCCTCTTCATTACGCCATCGTCGACGAGGTGGACAGCATCCTCATCGACGAGGCCCGCACGCCGCTGATTATCTCCGGACCGGCGGAAAAATCCACCGATCTGTACGTGCGGGCGAATTTGCTCGTGGCGAACATGAAACCCGGAGAGGACTACACGGTGGACGAAAAAGCCAAGTCCGTCACGTTGACCGAGCAAGGGGTTCAGAAGGCCGAGCGGTTTTTCAATATCCAAAATCTCTATGACCACGCCAACGTCCTGATTCATCACCACATCACCCAGGCGTTGAAAGCGCACGGTTTGTTCAAATTGGACCGGGACTACGTGGTTCAAAATGGCGAAGTCATCATCGTGGACGAGTTTACGGGCCGCCTGATGTACGGCCGCCGGTACTCCGAAGGATTGCACCAGGCAATCGAGGCCAAAGAAGGGGTGCGGATTCAGAACGAGAGCAAAACCCTGGCCACGATCACGCTTCAGAATTACTTCCGGATGTACAAAAAGCTGGCCGGGATGACGGGTACCGCGAAGACCGAGGAAGAAGAGTTGCGCAGCATTTACGGGATGGACGTCGTGGTCATCCCGACGAACAAACCGATGATCCGCGCGGACCTGCCGGACGTCGTGTACAAGACGGAAGAGGCCAAGTTCCGGGCGGTGGTGGAGGAGATCGTCCGGCGCCACGCCACTGGGCAGCCGGTGCTGGTGGGGACGACTTCCATCGAGAAATCCGAGCGGCTGTCGGAGATGCTCAAAAAGCGCGGCATTCGCCATCAAGTGCTCAATGCCAAGCATCACGAGCGCGAGGCGGAGATCGTGGCCAAGGCGGGCCACCGGGGGGCGGTGACCATCGCCACCAACATGGCCGGTCGGGGCACGGACATCATCTTGGAAGACGGGGTGGCGGAACTCGGCGGTTTGCATATCATTGGTACCGAGCGGCATGAAAGCCGACGGATCGACAACCAGCTCCGAGGCCGGGCGGGCCGACAGGGGGATCCGGGGTCATCCCAGTTTTATCTGTCTCTGGAAGACGATTTGATGCGCCTGTTCGGATCGGAGAACACCATGGCGGTCATGGACCGACTGGGGCTGGAGGAAGATCAGCCGATCGAAAGCCGGTTGGTCACCCGGGCCATTGAAAGCGCCCAGAAAAAGGTCGAGGGCAACAACTTCGATTTGCGGAAGCACGTGCTGAAGTACGACGACGTGATGAACCAGCAGCGGGAGATCATGTACAAGCAGCGCCGGGAGATCCTCGAACGGGATAATCTGCGGGAAGTCGTCGTCGGCATGGTGGAAGATCTGATCGACTGGATGCTCGATACCTATGCCCCCCAGGATGCGATCCCCGAGGAGTGGGATCTCAAAGGGCTGCTGGAATACGCCGAGCGGACTTTTCTGCTGCCCGGGGCCATAGAGCTCGAAGGGCTAGCCGATAAAGGCCGGGATGAGTTGCACGACCTGCTGATGGAAGCGGTCAATCGGCAGTACGACATGCGGGAACAGCAGCTTGGCCCGATGATGCGGGATTTTGAAAAGGTCGTCCTGCTGCGGGCGGTGGACAGCAAATGGATGGATCACATCGATGCAATGGACCATCTGCGCCAGGGCATTCACCTGCGGGCGTACGGCCAGCGGGATCCGTTGGTGGAGTACAAGTTCGAGGGCTTCCAGATGTTTGAGGAGATGATCCACAGCATCCGGGAAGAAGTGGCCACCTTTATTTTCAAAGCGTATATCGCCGTGGCTCAGCCCGAAGTCGTCCAGCAGCAAGTCGTGGTGCAGGGCGAAGCGGTAGGTCCCAGTGAGCCGACGGGCACGGCACAACAGGTGAATCCCGGAGAGCCGGCGTCCGGCGAGGAAAAAGCGAAAAAGCCGGTGGTCAACAAGGACCAGGTGGGCCGCAATGATCTCTGCCCCTGCGGAAGCGGGAAAAAGTATAAAAAATGTCATGGTGCGTGA
- the hpf gene encoding ribosome hibernation-promoting factor, HPF/YfiA family: MRIHVRGDNLAVTEALREYAVRKVGRLEKYFDAPADQDVYVTLSVKRGLHKVEVTMTLGGIVFRAEEKSGDMYGSLDLVVDKLVSQAERHKSKINKRFRQAGIRTLTAEVEPPEESQREIAGEVVRVKRFPVKPMPVEEAILQMDLLGHDFFVFANADTDEVNVVYRRKDGNYGLIEPAF, from the coding sequence ATGAGAATCCACGTGCGCGGAGATAATTTGGCTGTGACAGAAGCCCTTCGCGAGTACGCGGTACGTAAGGTGGGGCGCTTAGAGAAGTACTTCGACGCGCCGGCCGACCAGGATGTGTACGTCACCTTATCGGTGAAACGGGGCCTTCACAAAGTGGAGGTGACGATGACCCTGGGAGGTATCGTGTTCCGTGCCGAAGAAAAGTCTGGGGATATGTACGGTTCCTTGGATCTCGTCGTCGACAAACTGGTCTCACAGGCGGAACGCCATAAGTCTAAGATCAATAAACGGTTCCGGCAGGCGGGGATCCGTACGCTGACGGCGGAGGTGGAGCCGCCCGAGGAGAGCCAGCGGGAGATCGCCGGGGAAGTGGTCCGGGTGAAGCGGTTTCCGGTCAAGCCCATGCCGGTGGAAGAAGCCATTCTCCAGATGGATCTGTTAGGGCACGACTTTTTCGTCTTCGCCAATGCGGACACGGACGAAGTGAACGTGGTATACCGGCGCAAAGACGGAAACTACGGGTTGATTGAGCCGGCGTTTTGA
- a CDS encoding cold shock domain-containing protein, producing the protein MQGRVKWFNPDKGYGFISREDGEDVFVHYSAIQSQGFRTLSEGQLVEFDIVQGARGPQAANVVPMGL; encoded by the coding sequence ATGCAAGGACGAGTCAAATGGTTCAACCCGGACAAGGGGTACGGGTTTATTTCCCGGGAGGACGGGGAAGACGTGTTCGTTCATTATTCGGCCATTCAATCCCAGGGATTCCGCACGCTGTCCGAGGGACAATTGGTGGAATTCGACATCGTTCAAGGGGCTCGGGGTCCTCAGGCGGCCAACGTGGTGCCGATGGGGCTATGA
- a CDS encoding amino acid ABC transporter ATP-binding protein — translation MIHVRDLHKRFGDLEVLKGVNCDVREQEVVCVIGPSGSGKSTFLRCLNGLETVTSGEVVIDGIRVSDPKCDINAVRREVGMVFQRFNLFPHMTALENIILAPMKVRKVPREEAMDQARALLAKVGLSDKADAYPEQLSGGQQQRVAIARALAMKPKVMLFDEPTSALDPEMVGEVLAVMKDLAKEGMTMIVVTHEMGFAREVSDRVLFMDEGIIMEEGDPAQLFGAPQSERTRAFLSKVL, via the coding sequence GTGATCCACGTCCGGGATCTGCACAAGCGTTTCGGGGATCTCGAAGTGCTCAAAGGGGTCAACTGCGACGTCCGCGAGCAGGAGGTGGTCTGCGTCATTGGCCCCTCCGGCTCGGGGAAGAGCACATTTCTGCGCTGTTTAAATGGCCTGGAGACGGTGACTTCCGGGGAAGTGGTGATCGACGGCATCCGGGTGTCCGATCCTAAGTGTGACATCAATGCTGTGCGCCGGGAAGTGGGGATGGTGTTCCAGCGGTTCAACCTCTTCCCGCATATGACGGCTCTGGAAAATATCATCCTCGCCCCGATGAAGGTGAGAAAGGTCCCCCGGGAGGAGGCCATGGACCAAGCCCGGGCCCTGCTGGCGAAAGTTGGGTTATCAGACAAGGCGGACGCCTACCCGGAACAATTATCCGGCGGGCAACAGCAGCGGGTGGCCATCGCCCGGGCCCTGGCGATGAAGCCGAAGGTGATGCTGTTTGACGAGCCGACGTCCGCGTTGGACCCGGAAATGGTGGGCGAGGTGCTTGCCGTGATGAAGGATCTGGCCAAGGAGGGCATGACAATGATCGTGGTCACTCACGAAATGGGTTTTGCCCGGGAGGTGAGCGACCGGGTGTTGTTTATGGACGAGGGGATCATCATGGAGGAAGGGGATCCCGCTCAGTTGTTCGGGGCCCCGCAGTCCGAGAGAACCCGGGCATTTCTCAGCAAGGTGCTTTGA
- a CDS encoding amino acid ABC transporter permease produces MGVHFRWEVIRDYWPLILQGTLVTIEVTVIAVLAGTLLGLILGLMRLGRGWWWRWPALAYITFFRGTPLFVQILLLHFAVIPQFNGGRALDAQISGTIALLLNSAAYVAEIFRAGIQSIDRGQMEAARSLGLRMGQAMRYVILPQAFRRMLPPLGNEAIALLKDSSLLAVIAGGEIATQMNLMFGRILSPWEPFLTLAFVYLVLTLVLQQVVAYLERRYGQG; encoded by the coding sequence GTGGGGGTTCATTTTCGCTGGGAAGTCATTCGGGACTATTGGCCTTTAATTCTCCAAGGTACTCTGGTGACCATCGAGGTCACGGTGATCGCTGTCCTGGCCGGCACGTTGCTCGGTCTGATTCTCGGCTTGATGCGGCTGGGGCGGGGCTGGTGGTGGCGGTGGCCCGCCTTGGCGTATATCACATTTTTCCGGGGCACGCCCCTTTTTGTGCAAATCCTTCTGCTGCATTTTGCCGTGATCCCGCAGTTTAACGGCGGGCGGGCTCTGGACGCGCAGATCTCGGGCACCATCGCGTTATTGCTGAATTCCGCGGCTTATGTGGCGGAGATTTTTCGGGCGGGGATCCAGTCTATCGACCGGGGGCAGATGGAGGCGGCCCGGTCTTTGGGGCTGCGGATGGGCCAGGCGATGCGGTACGTGATTCTGCCCCAAGCGTTTCGCCGCATGCTGCCGCCTCTCGGGAATGAAGCCATCGCCCTTCTCAAGGATTCATCCCTTCTGGCGGTGATCGCCGGGGGCGAGATCGCCACCCAGATGAACCTGATGTTCGGGCGGATCCTGTCGCCTTGGGAGCCCTTTTTGACCTTGGCCTTTGTGTATCTGGTCCTGACCTTGGTTCTGCAGCAGGTGGTGGCCTATCTGGAGAGGAGGTACGGGCAGGGGTGA
- a CDS encoding basic amino acid ABC transporter substrate-binding protein: MRDWVRKGWAGVAALALGVALAGCGASSSAPSGASSTGGGTNNNSQVYVVGTDAAYAPFESVNPQTNQIEGFDIDLLNAVAKAAGFQVKFENTPWKGIFQALSIGQRDILISAITITDERKQSMDFSNPYFQAQQMIVVPPGSPIRTLQDLKGKKVGVQIGTTGDEIVTDFLGKTDPNIKRYDTTPLALEDLRNKAVDAVVADNGVVLDYIRQNSSKGFEHYTDPKFPKEYYGIAVKKGNTALLEKINEGLAKVKSDGTYDTIYKKYFGSAPPAE; the protein is encoded by the coding sequence GTGAGAGATTGGGTCCGCAAAGGTTGGGCCGGGGTCGCCGCTTTGGCACTGGGGGTAGCCCTGGCGGGGTGCGGCGCGTCGTCCAGCGCACCTTCCGGGGCGTCATCGACGGGCGGGGGGACCAACAATAACAGTCAAGTTTATGTGGTGGGCACCGACGCGGCTTACGCGCCCTTTGAGTCGGTGAATCCCCAGACCAATCAGATTGAAGGATTCGACATCGACTTACTGAATGCGGTGGCGAAGGCGGCGGGTTTTCAGGTGAAGTTTGAAAACACCCCGTGGAAGGGCATCTTTCAGGCCCTGTCCATTGGCCAACGGGATATTTTGATTTCTGCTATCACAATTACCGATGAGCGCAAACAGTCCATGGACTTCTCCAATCCGTATTTTCAGGCGCAACAGATGATCGTCGTGCCGCCGGGTTCGCCGATCCGGACCCTTCAAGATCTGAAGGGCAAGAAAGTGGGGGTACAGATCGGGACCACCGGGGATGAGATTGTCACAGATTTTCTGGGCAAGACAGACCCGAATATCAAGCGTTATGACACGACGCCCCTTGCCTTGGAGGATCTGAGAAACAAAGCGGTCGATGCGGTGGTGGCCGATAACGGGGTGGTGCTCGACTATATCCGTCAGAATTCCTCCAAAGGATTCGAGCATTACACCGATCCCAAGTTCCCTAAGGAATACTACGGCATCGCCGTTAAGAAAGGGAACACGGCACTCTTGGAGAAGATCAATGAGGGCCTCGCCAAAGTGAAGAGCGATGGCACCTATGATACCATTTACAAAAAATATTTCGGATCGGCTCCCCCGGCGGAATAA
- a CDS encoding 5-oxoprolinase subunit C family protein: protein MIRVINPGLLTTVQDGGRYGYQKYGVIVSGAMDGFSLRVANLLVGNPEGAPALEITLVGPRLRFEELSLIAVAGAGLAPRVDGIPVPLWRPVLVHPGAVLDFVAETSGCRMYLGVAGGIAVPQVMGSASTYLRAGIGGYKGRALQAGDDLPLGPPGEWARTVMAMWSSRLRGKSFVAAPWGVDSRLLPKYEPNPRVRAMPGPQFEAFDEEARRKVFEADFVVLPQSDRMGYRLDGTKLALARPIEMISEAVTTGTLQVPPDGRPILLLADHQTMGGYPKIAQVATVDLPVVAQVRPGGRLRFTRIELEDAQRLLRKREEDIGRLRAALCHARI from the coding sequence ATGATTCGGGTCATCAATCCCGGTCTTTTGACCACGGTCCAGGATGGCGGGAGATATGGGTATCAGAAATACGGGGTCATCGTGAGCGGAGCCATGGACGGTTTTTCCCTGCGGGTCGCCAATCTTCTGGTGGGCAATCCGGAGGGGGCTCCGGCTCTGGAGATCACCCTGGTGGGGCCGCGGCTCAGATTCGAGGAACTCTCCTTGATCGCCGTCGCCGGTGCGGGCCTGGCGCCCCGGGTCGATGGCATCCCGGTTCCTCTTTGGCGGCCGGTGCTGGTGCACCCCGGGGCTGTGCTCGATTTTGTCGCCGAGACCTCGGGGTGCCGGATGTACCTGGGGGTGGCGGGGGGAATCGCCGTTCCCCAGGTGATGGGCAGCGCAAGTACCTATTTGCGGGCGGGGATCGGAGGGTATAAAGGCCGGGCGCTTCAAGCGGGGGACGATCTGCCCCTCGGGCCACCGGGGGAATGGGCCCGGACTGTCATGGCCATGTGGTCATCCCGGCTCCGGGGGAAAAGCTTTGTCGCGGCTCCCTGGGGGGTGGATTCTCGACTTTTGCCGAAGTACGAACCCAATCCCCGGGTCAGGGCCATGCCCGGACCGCAGTTTGAGGCTTTCGACGAAGAAGCCCGGCGAAAGGTGTTTGAAGCGGATTTTGTCGTTCTGCCCCAGTCCGACCGCATGGGGTACCGTTTGGATGGGACAAAATTGGCGCTGGCCCGGCCCATCGAGATGATCTCCGAGGCGGTCACCACGGGCACCCTCCAGGTGCCCCCCGACGGCCGGCCGATTCTCCTGTTGGCGGACCATCAGACGATGGGCGGCTATCCGAAAATCGCCCAGGTGGCGACGGTGGATCTGCCGGTGGTGGCCCAGGTCCGCCCGGGCGGGCGACTCCGGTTTACCCGGATCGAGTTGGAGGATGCCCAGAGGCTGCTGAGAAAGCGGGAAGAGGATATCGGCCGGCTGCGGGCGGCTTTGTGCCACGCCCGGATATGA
- the pxpB gene encoding 5-oxoprolinase subunit PxpB, giving the protein MGHLDVTPVGDSAVLIRFGDAVEASTHARIMAFVDHLEAAPIPGMVECVPAFTTVTVFYDPVLASYSEVKAELVRRLADAPASTDRRVRVVEIPVCYGGEFGPDLEDVAAHNHLTPEEVVRIHTSGEYIVYAIGFAPGFPYLGGMSDRIATPRLATPRLAIPAGSVGIAGGQTGVYPIETPGGWRLIGRTPLRLFRPEDDPPSLLAAGDRVRFYAIDRDEYDRLGEGDDRG; this is encoded by the coding sequence ATGGGTCACCTGGACGTAACCCCTGTCGGAGATTCGGCGGTGCTGATCCGGTTCGGGGACGCTGTCGAGGCGAGTACTCACGCCCGGATTATGGCTTTTGTGGATCATTTGGAGGCCGCGCCGATCCCGGGCATGGTGGAATGCGTCCCCGCCTTTACCACGGTGACCGTTTTTTACGATCCCGTCCTGGCCTCGTATTCTGAAGTGAAGGCCGAATTGGTGCGGCGGCTGGCCGATGCCCCGGCTTCCACGGACCGCCGCGTTCGGGTGGTGGAGATTCCCGTGTGTTACGGCGGGGAATTCGGCCCGGACCTCGAGGATGTGGCCGCTCACAACCATTTGACGCCGGAGGAAGTGGTCCGTATTCACACCTCCGGGGAGTATATCGTGTATGCCATCGGCTTTGCGCCGGGGTTTCCATATCTCGGCGGGATGTCCGATAGAATCGCCACTCCCCGCCTGGCGACGCCGCGCCTTGCCATTCCCGCGGGGTCGGTGGGGATCGCCGGCGGGCAGACAGGGGTGTATCCCATCGAGACGCCGGGAGGCTGGCGGTTGATCGGCAGGACCCCCCTTCGGTTGTTCAGGCCCGAGGACGATCCTCCCAGCCTTTTGGCGGCGGGGGACCGGGTGAGATTTTACGCCATCGATCGCGACGAGTACGACCGCCTGGGCGAAGGGGATGACAGGGGATGA
- the fliS gene encoding flagellar export chaperone FliS, translating into MTDRDQASVAYRNTAVQTAAPDRLLLMLYDGLIQFLEAAKRALEEGRRPDAHAFLLRSQDILRELTVTLKMDYEISHSLAALYDYYHRRLVEANVTKDPVPVEEVLEQVRELREAWADAALALRQASARAQQLGSI; encoded by the coding sequence ATGACCGATAGGGACCAGGCGTCAGTCGCTTATCGCAATACGGCGGTGCAGACGGCGGCGCCAGACCGGTTGCTGCTCATGTTATACGATGGATTGATCCAGTTTCTCGAAGCGGCCAAGCGGGCTCTTGAGGAGGGGCGCCGTCCGGATGCCCATGCGTTTCTCTTGCGGAGTCAGGATATCTTGCGGGAACTGACCGTGACGTTAAAGATGGATTACGAGATCTCCCATTCTTTAGCGGCTTTATACGATTACTATCACCGTCGTTTGGTGGAGGCGAACGTTACCAAGGATCCGGTGCCGGTGGAGGAAGTCTTGGAACAGGTTCGGGAGTTGCGCGAGGCGTGGGCGGACGCGGCTCTCGCGCTCCGACAAGCTTCTGCCCGCGCCCAGCAACTCGGTTCCATATAG